From the Paenibacillus sp. R14(2021) genome, the window GTAATTTATTAATTTGCTCTCCTTCACGAATAATACCTCTTCCCTTGACTTGAATACTGAACTCAGGTGTTGCCCCTTTTAACAACGTTTTTATCTTGAAATGTTGTTTCGTAATTAAAATCGAAACATAACCGCCTTCAACTGGGTATGTCAGCGTTTTTCCCTTTAGACAGTTTTTTTTCAACCAGCAAACTCCTATTGTTTCATTTTTCTTCGTCTCGAACTTCATCGTATTGTCATGGAATACAGCAAAGGAGCTAATCGAAACTTTACCATGATCATAATGAACAACGGGCAGGATGGGATCCTTCCCCTTACTGTTTATTTCCGAAAGCAGTTCTCTTGCGGTAACCGAAAACCCCATTATTTTTCCTATCTCTCTTATATGTTCTGATGTAATTTTGTCCAATTCGGAATGTGCCTTTAAAATATCGGTAATTTCATTGCGCGTCACATAGACCTGGGTAGAAAGTCTGGACTCTAGGTTTCGATTAATAAAATCAAGGACTTCTGTAATTCCCGCTTTGGCGATATTCTCATGAATGAGAATGATGCGCCTATGCGAAAATCGGAGGATTCGGGATGAATGGTTTTGAATATTTTGATCCGCGTCAAGAATATTCCGGCCCATGCTTGTTTCAACATAATAAGGATTTTTCTCGGGTGACGATCCGCCATTGTTCGTAGACATGGGAATCGCAATCAGCAGGCTAACTTGAACGCCTTCATTTACTTTCTTAATGCCGGTCGCTAGTACGACAGCCACATTATTAAGCTCTCTGCTGTCTGAACATCCAGATAGGAGTAAGGTCATAAATAAGAAAATGGCAGTCAGGCATTTTATCAGTCTCATTTTCTCCCTTGACTCCTAACATATTTGATCAATAGGCTCTGCATCCAACCGGAATTGGCATGTCCCCTAGGATTCTTCAACTTTGACCAATGTAACCTTACTAAGGTGTCTTTCAAGCCCGTCAAAGATAATGGGGCCACCGGAGACAAAAAGGGTGTGCCGAAAGATTGCATACTGCATAGATGAGCGGCTACGAAAGCAAGACCTATTGTAATACCAAACAGACCGAATATTCCGGCTAAAATGATTAAAGGAAAACGTAGTAATCGAAATGAATTAGCGATATTGTTTAACGGAATCGTCGATCCGCAAATCCCAGTAAACGACACAATAATGACCATGGGCGCCGATACGATACCCGCTTCAACCGTAGCGGTTCCGATGACAATCGCGCCAAGAATACTGATTGTTTGCCCGGCGGCTTTCGGAAGACGAAGACCTGCTTCCCTGAGAATTTCCGCCAATAGCTCCATCATAAAGGCTTCTAATACGGCAGGGAACGGGATTTTATCCCGACTGGCCATGAAAGTAAGCAGAAACTTAGTGGGAATCATTTCAATATGGTAGGTGGATATTGCGACATATAGAGCGGGGAGCAGAAAAGAGACTAATACAGAGAAGTAACGCACTGCTCTTTGAAAGATGGAGAAATAATATCGATTATAATAATCCTCGCTGCTTTGCATCATTTGCCAGAATGTGCTCGGGACGATAAGCACGGAAGGAGACCCGTCGCAAATAATGGCAATACGTCCTTCCAATAAATTGCCCGCCACCTTATCCGGCCGTTCCGTATTCTGAATTTGCGGAAATAGGCTATTGGGATGATCTTCAATCATTTCTTCGATGTATTCGCTCTCTAAAACACCGTTTATTTTGATTCGATCCAATCTACGATGAACTTCTAAAAGCAGATCCTGCTTAACAACATGCCCCAAATACACGACCCCGACTTTTGTTTTTGTGTTCTCGCCTAATTCTTTGTAAGCAATCTTCAGTTGCGGGCTGTGAATTTTTTGCCGAAGCAGTGCAATGTTTGCAGAGCAATTCTCGATAAACCCCTCTTTCGATCCACGAAGAGCCGACTCATTCTTAGGCTCGGTAATATCTCGAAACAATCCTCCCTGTGCTTTAATCACTAATGCTTTGTCAAGCTTATCTATGAATAAAATCGCACTACCCTCTAGAATGGAACTTACGATTTCGGTCATTTCTCTTGTTTCCGAAACAGGGACTGTTATAATTGCATTCTCTTCAAGTTCGATTAGATTAGCATCCATCCGTTCAACGTGCTTTAAAAGATGTTCCAACATATGAAAGGTGATTCTTTCTTCTTTAATTAGACCTACAAAAAAAACAAGGCAGGCATTCGTATTCCGTTCAGAATAATGTTTATAGATCAGGTCGGGACAGTCGTAAAATAGCTGTTGTAAATCATTTATGTTTTCTGACATTGACTTTTTTACAGATAGATCTGTTTGATTAACGAGTGTCATAACTGCCTTCCTTCCGCTGCCGTGTTTCAGATAAGTGAATTATTCCCCCTATTTCATTTGTTATGCAGTGCATGTCTCATGCCCGTCGCAGGAACCTCGGCATAAGTGCTAGACTTTCGATGGATACCATGATCTTCTCCAGTGAGATAAACTATTGGACTTTGATGATTGCAATCGCATACGCGCCGCCGCTAGCATGCTAGACAATATGATTAAAAAGGAGTAAACTAATTAGTACCTGATACTAATATCTAATACTAAGGAGTTGAACGGCCATGCAGCAACATCCCCTGCAGTCGCATGCGGCAATTACGGCATTCGGTGCCTATGTCCCTGACCGGATCTTATCTAATAATGACTTGGAACAAATGGTTGATACCAACGACGAGTGGATTTTCCAGCGGACCGGCATCAAAGAGCGCCGCATCGCGGCTGAAGAGCAGTTCTGCAGCGATATGTGCTTCGGCGCCGTCCGGGATCTGCAGCTTCGTTATGGCGTCGTTCTTGAAGATATAGACTATGTACTTGTTGCGACAACTACACCGGATACGTACTTCCCGAGCATGGCTGCCCGGGTTCAAGCGGAATTCGGCATTCCGGCAAGCGGCGCAGCCGACATTCAAGCTGCATGCGCCGGTTTTGTCTCCGCGCTCCAGCTCGCCAACGGCCTGATTCTATCCGGCGCCTACCGTAAAATTCTCGTCATCGGTGCTGAGACGCTGTCGAAGGCGACCGATTATACAGATCGTTCAACCTGCATCCTGTTCGGCGACGGCGCCGGCGCCATGCTGCTCGAGCGCCGCGAAGAAGGAGCATTCCTTGCCTCGTACAATTTGACGAACGGCAGCAACGGCCATAACCTGTACCGATCGTCCCTATCGCCGACGATCGCGGGCGTGCCGATCCAAACGAACAGCCTCATCGTGCAAAATGGGCGCGAGGTTTACCGCTGGGCCGTTACGACGGTACCGAAGGGCATTAATGCCTTGCTTGAACGAAATGGCTTCACAACCGAGGATATCAATTGGTTCGTGCCTCACAGTGCCAATATGCGGATCGTTGAATCCATCTGCGAACGGACAGGCATTTCCTTGGATCAGACGCTGACGAGCATGCAGCAATACGGCAACACCTCGGCGGCTTCCATCCCGCTGTCCATCGACCTTGCTCTGAAGGAAGAGCGGATCAAAACCGGCGATACGCTGCTGCTCTACGGCTTCGGAGGCGGCTTGACGGAATCGGCCCTGCTTCTTCGCTGGACCTTGTAATGCACAATAAACGGCTCTTTCGGCTTGCTGCCAAGGAGCCGTTTTGTTTTATTTTGTCGATTGGGGATAAAGGCGCTATACTAGGAGATACAAGAACCTATAGAAAGCGAAGGTAGCCCCGCCATGGACGAACTGAAACAGGCTTATGAGCTGCTCGGCCTGACTGAAGGCGCAGCGAAGGAAGACGTCGAGAAACGCTATTTCCTCTTGATCCGGCGCGACCGCTCGAACAAACAGCGCGAAGCATCCGAGCAAACGTCC encodes:
- a CDS encoding spore germination protein; amino-acid sequence: MTLVNQTDLSVKKSMSENINDLQQLFYDCPDLIYKHYSERNTNACLVFFVGLIKEERITFHMLEHLLKHVERMDANLIELEENAIITVPVSETREMTEIVSSILEGSAILFIDKLDKALVIKAQGGLFRDITEPKNESALRGSKEGFIENCSANIALLRQKIHSPQLKIAYKELGENTKTKVGVVYLGHVVKQDLLLEVHRRLDRIKINGVLESEYIEEMIEDHPNSLFPQIQNTERPDKVAGNLLEGRIAIICDGSPSVLIVPSTFWQMMQSSEDYYNRYYFSIFQRAVRYFSVLVSFLLPALYVAISTYHIEMIPTKFLLTFMASRDKIPFPAVLEAFMMELLAEILREAGLRLPKAAGQTISILGAIVIGTATVEAGIVSAPMVIIVSFTGICGSTIPLNNIANSFRLLRFPLIILAGIFGLFGITIGLAFVAAHLCSMQSFGTPFLSPVAPLSLTGLKDTLVRLHWSKLKNPRGHANSGWMQSLLIKYVRSQGRK
- a CDS encoding Ger(x)C family spore germination protein yields the protein MRLIKCLTAIFLFMTLLLSGCSDSRELNNVAVVLATGIKKVNEGVQVSLLIAIPMSTNNGGSSPEKNPYYVETSMGRNILDADQNIQNHSSRILRFSHRRIILIHENIAKAGITEVLDFINRNLESRLSTQVYVTRNEITDILKAHSELDKITSEHIREIGKIMGFSVTARELLSEINSKGKDPILPVVHYDHGKVSISSFAVFHDNTMKFETKKNETIGVCWLKKNCLKGKTLTYPVEGGYVSILITKQHFKIKTLLKGATPEFSIQVKGRGIIREGEQINKLQNKRENQELEGQLEEQIRNNIKSILDKSFAHGSDSFGFGNYARIFHNTSWESKWKNNWEQRLHSIHTNIDVKFVLEQTGLNVDRASSPK
- a CDS encoding ketoacyl-ACP synthase III, with product MQQHPLQSHAAITAFGAYVPDRILSNNDLEQMVDTNDEWIFQRTGIKERRIAAEEQFCSDMCFGAVRDLQLRYGVVLEDIDYVLVATTTPDTYFPSMAARVQAEFGIPASGAADIQAACAGFVSALQLANGLILSGAYRKILVIGAETLSKATDYTDRSTCILFGDGAGAMLLERREEGAFLASYNLTNGSNGHNLYRSSLSPTIAGVPIQTNSLIVQNGREVYRWAVTTVPKGINALLERNGFTTEDINWFVPHSANMRIVESICERTGISLDQTLTSMQQYGNTSAASIPLSIDLALKEERIKTGDTLLLYGFGGGLTESALLLRWTL